A region of Stegostoma tigrinum isolate sSteTig4 chromosome 3, sSteTig4.hap1, whole genome shotgun sequence DNA encodes the following proteins:
- the LOC125451312 gene encoding transmembrane protein 171-like isoform X2, whose amino-acid sequence MRTVPALERIEGDRSSYKTGFFLLVFGVSFLSAGVIIATFGFQSCDRNGGSCNVILKATGPSLCGIALVFLLLSRSKSLVNLRQLAHSADQRCFLSCSEQDTFARFLIFGILFCFSGVLLTMIGVWAITCPGTKEGEGFNLTSKTNGNEKCKLLFLQIMGPVVTFIGICFLLIAHVRKKVTLNPEEECPSRSNQQPHRSGPCQIAIDNSVLVLPPPPPYFPEPPPIVNDYNGICQPVPSDSPPSYYSVIYCRSEE is encoded by the exons ATGCGTACTGTTCCAGCATTGGAGAGAATAGAGGGAGACAGAAGCTCTTATAAAACGGGATTCTTTCTACTTGTATTCGGAGTTTCCTTTCTATCCGCTGGAGTTATTATTGCTACCTTTGGGTTCCAGTCATGTGATCGTAATGGTGGCAGCTGCAATGTTATTCTAAAGGCAACCGGACCAAGTTTGTGTGGCATTGCATTGGTATTCTTACTGCTTTCGAGATCCAAGTCTCTGGTGAATTTGAGGCAGCTGGCCCACTCAGCAGATCAAAGGTGCTTTCTTTCATGCAGTGAGCAGGACACTTTTGCCCGTTTCCTTATCTTTGGCATCCTGTTTTGTTTTAGTGGAGTGCTGTTAACTATGATCGGAGTTTGGGCAATCACCTGCCCTGGCACCAAAGAAGGTGAAGGATTCAATTTAACGAGTAAAACTAATGGAAATGAGAAATGTAAACTACTCTTCTTGCAAATTATGGGCCCAGTGGTAACATTTATTGGTATTTGCTTCTTGCTAATTGCCCATGTCAGAAAGAAGGTAACATTAAATCCAGAGGAGGAATGCCCATCCAGAAGTAATCAACAACCACATAGGTCAGGACCATGCCAAATTGCAATAG ACAATTCTGTGTTGgtccttccaccaccaccaccttattTCCCTGAACCACCACCAATTGTAAATGATTACAATGGAATCTGTCAGCCTGTTCCCAGTGACAGTCCTCCCTCTTATTACAGTGTCATCTACTGCAG gagtGAAGAATAG
- the LOC125451312 gene encoding transmembrane protein 171-like isoform X1: MRTVPALERIEGDRSSYKTGFFLLVFGVSFLSAGVIIATFGFQSCDRNGGSCNVILKATGPSLCGIALVFLLLSRSKSLVNLRQLAHSADQRCFLSCSEQDTFARFLIFGILFCFSGVLLTMIGVWAITCPGTKEGEGFNLTSKTNGNEKCKLLFLQIMGPVVTFIGICFLLIAHVRKKVTLNPEEECPSRSNQQPHRSGPCQIAIDNSVLVLPPPPPYFPEPPPIVNDYNGICQPVPSDSPPSYYSVIYCRTQADESSNSNVMDVRLILTRFPAHWLIYLISAAFDQSYQQWIKKPRLQMNNQLFHPTVF; the protein is encoded by the exons ATGCGTACTGTTCCAGCATTGGAGAGAATAGAGGGAGACAGAAGCTCTTATAAAACGGGATTCTTTCTACTTGTATTCGGAGTTTCCTTTCTATCCGCTGGAGTTATTATTGCTACCTTTGGGTTCCAGTCATGTGATCGTAATGGTGGCAGCTGCAATGTTATTCTAAAGGCAACCGGACCAAGTTTGTGTGGCATTGCATTGGTATTCTTACTGCTTTCGAGATCCAAGTCTCTGGTGAATTTGAGGCAGCTGGCCCACTCAGCAGATCAAAGGTGCTTTCTTTCATGCAGTGAGCAGGACACTTTTGCCCGTTTCCTTATCTTTGGCATCCTGTTTTGTTTTAGTGGAGTGCTGTTAACTATGATCGGAGTTTGGGCAATCACCTGCCCTGGCACCAAAGAAGGTGAAGGATTCAATTTAACGAGTAAAACTAATGGAAATGAGAAATGTAAACTACTCTTCTTGCAAATTATGGGCCCAGTGGTAACATTTATTGGTATTTGCTTCTTGCTAATTGCCCATGTCAGAAAGAAGGTAACATTAAATCCAGAGGAGGAATGCCCATCCAGAAGTAATCAACAACCACATAGGTCAGGACCATGCCAAATTGCAATAG ACAATTCTGTGTTGgtccttccaccaccaccaccttattTCCCTGAACCACCACCAATTGTAAATGATTACAATGGAATCTGTCAGCCTGTTCCCAGTGACAGTCCTCCCTCTTATTACAGTGTCATCTACTGCAG GACCCAGGCAGATGAGAGCTCTAATTCCAACGTGATGGATGTTAGATTGATTCTTACGAGGTTTCCAGCACATTGGCTGATATATCTCATATCTGCTGCTTTCGATCAAAGTTATCAACAATGGATTAAGAAACCAAGACTTCAGATGAACAACCAACTATTTCACCCAACAGTCTTTTAG